In the Afipia sp. GAS231 genome, AGACGGCTCCGCCGCCTCAGCCCGCAGATCGAGCGGGCGTGAGAGCGGGATTTCGGCCGGCGGCGTCGGACGGCTCGGATCGGCGGCCCCGGCATTGGCCGCGTAAGGCGGCCGCGGCTGCGACGAACCCTGACCATAGGGATCCGACGGCGGCGCCGAGACCATGATCGGCGGCGGCAACGGCCGTACGGCAGGTGCGGCGGCCGCAGGCGCGGTCACGACGCGGGGCGTATCGACGGCGCGTGAAGTTTCCTGGGCACGCGCTGCGGTGTCGCCATTGCCGCGCAGACGCTCGATCGCAGCGCGCGCCAGATCGTTGGCGTCGCGGCGCTCTTCCGGCGCCGGCACAACCGCGGCCTCGACCGGCGGAGCAGGAGCAGGCGCAGCAGTAACTGGAGCGGCGGCAGGCGTCACGGGCTGCACCAGTGACGGCAGCACTACCCTTATTTTTTCTTTTTCACGAGGTGCTGCCGCATGACGGCGCGGCTCGGCGGGAATGCTGGCGGTTTCGACCGGGGCGTCGCCGGATTTCACGTCAGCCTTCGCCTCAGACTTGTCTTGAGTCTTTTCTTGCGCCTTTTCGATCACCGTCGGCCGCTCGGCGGCGGTCCGCTCCATGAGGCTTTTCTCGGAAACGCCCTTGGCCTTGATGCCCGCAGCCGGGAGGTTGCCGACGTCGGCGGCCTCGGCCGGCTTGGCGTTGGCCTCCGTCTTGGTCTCGGTTTTGGGGTCGGCAGCCGATACGGCAGCCGCGACCGGGGCCTCAGTGCCCGGCTTGGTCGCGATGTAATGGTTGACGATGTACGCCCCGATAATCGTCGCCGCCACCGAGGGCAGGATGTCCAAGGCAAACTTCTTCAGATAATTCAGCATTCCGGCCACTCCCCGCGTGTCCTTGATGCGGGAACTTCTGGGCATATTCAGGGATCAACTGCGACGGATCGGTGGCAATTGGCCTTTCCCCCGCAACGTTTCGTGTCCCCGAGGCCCGTTCCCGGAACTTGACGCCGGCTCCCTCGGCCCGGTCACGGACCCAGAATCAGGGCTTCAGTTCAATCTCCAGAAACACGATTTCGGTTGCGGTCTCGTTAAGCACGTCGTGCTCGACACCGGCTTTCCGGAAATAGGACTTTCCGACCCCGAGTTGCGCCTTGGAGCGCGTCCCGTCCGGCGCCACGATGGTCATTTCGCCGGACGTCACCGGGACGATCACATAGTCCATGCCGTGGGTATGATGGCCGGTCGCGCTGCCCGGCGCGAGCCGCCATTCGGTAACGCGGACTTCGGTTGTATCGACCTGAACATCGGATTTGGCGCTGAGCATCTCAGGGGCACTCCAGATCATTTTCGGGACGTTACGGCACGAATACCATGAACAGGAACACGGCAAACACCACCATATGCACCAGCCCGAACAGGATATTGGTGCGGCCGGTGCCGAAGGTGAGCATGCTGATGATGAAGGTCAGCACCAGCAGCACCATCTCCTGGGCGTTGAGCCCGAGCACAAGTTGCATGTCGAGTGTGTAGGCCGCGACCGCCACCGCGGGCACCGTCAACCCGATGGTGGCGAGCGAGGAGCCGAGCGCGAGGTTGATGCTCTTCTGCAAATCGTTCCTGCGAGCGGCGGTGACGGCAGCGACGCCCTCCGGCAGCAGGATCAGCAGCGCGACCACCACGCCGGCAAAGGCCGGCGGTGCACCGATGCTGGCGATGGCGATATCGACCACCAGCGAGAATTTCTTTGCCAGCAGCACCACCGCCAGCAGCGAGACCAGCAGCAGCGCGATGCTCACGCCCAGCATCCGGTTCGAGAGCTGCGAGCCTTCGGTCGAGGCATCGGCGGCTTCGTTGATGAAATAATCGCGATGCCGGATGGTCTGGGTGTAGAGAAACACGCCGTAGAGCAGCAGCGTCACGACGCTGACGAAGCCGAGCTGGGCCGCCGAATAGATCGGCCCCGGCGCCGTCAGGGTATAATTCGGCATGATCAGCGTGATCGTCGCCATCACGAACAGCACGCTGAGATAAAGATTCGAGCCCGAGACCTGAAAATCCTGCTCGCGGAAACGCAATCCGCCGATGAAGATGCAGAGACCGACGAGACCGTTGCAGACGATCATGACGACGGCGAACACGGTGTCGCGGGCCAGCGCCGGCACCGGCTTGTCGCCGAGCATGATGGTGGCGATCAATGCGACCTCGATGATGGTGACGGCAAGCGTCAGCAGCAGCGTGCCATAGGGCTCGCCGATCCGCTCGGCGATGACCTCGGCATGATGCACGGCCGCGAACACCGTTCCGAACAGGATCGCCAGCAGCACGGCCGCATAAAGCAATCCGCCAGCCGTCGGCGTGAACGTCAGTCCGAGGCCGGTGCCGACGGCAAACAGCCCGACCGCCAATGCCGGAAATATCCACGCCGATTTCGGCATCGGTCCGTGTGCGCTCATGCGATCAATCCTCAAAGGCCTCGTCAACGCCAACCATAGCAGCCGTCAACCCCTTACGGCATTGATGAAATGTCGCGCGGTTTCGATTGCGCCGAAATTCTGCAGATTTTCATGGCCGCCTTCGGGAAAGCGGACAAACTGCTTCGGCTCATGCGCCAGGGCAAACAGGCGTTCCCCGAAATAGATCGGGATCGCCCGATCGCGCTCGCCATGCATGATCAGCAGCGGAACCGTGACCTGTCCGATGCGCTCGTCGGAGCGAAACTGGTCCCGCATCACGAAGCGCACCGGCATGAACCAGAACAGCGACGCGGCCACTTCCGCCGTTGAGGTATAGGGCGCTTCCAGGATCAGCCGGCCGACCGGCCTGTCTGCCGCCAGCGCTACCGCGACACCGGTGCCGAGCGAGAACCCCCATGCGACGATCCTGGCGGCGTCATAGCGCGCCACGGTGAAGGCGTAAGCCGCCGCGGCATCGTTCTTGAGCCCGCGCTCGCTTGGGTGCCCGCTCGAGCCGGCATAGCCGCGATACGACAGCGCAACGATGCCGGTCCCATCCGCGATCAGGTGGTGAAAGCGGCCGAAGAAGCCGGCGAGAAAATCGCCGTTGCCATGGAAGTAGAGAATGACGGGATGGCCGGGCTTTGCCGGAACGTGCCAGACGATGACTTTCTCACCGTCCGCCGTGTCGAGGACATGCTCTTCCGCTTCGCCAAAGCCCGCCTGCAGCGGCGAGGTGCGCGCAACCGTCGGAATCGGAAACAGGAACGAGCGCTGCGCGAAAAACAGCGCAACCAGACCGCCGGCATAGCCGATGGAAACGACGATCAGCAGCCATTTCAGGACGGTCATCAGCCCCGTCCGCGTGTCAGCCTTACATCGCCTTGACGATGTTCTCGGTGACCTTCTTGGCGTCGCCGAGCAGCATCATGGTGTTGTCGCGGTAGAACAGGGGATTGTCGATGCCGGCATAGCCCGAGGCCAGCGAGCGCTTGATGAACATCACGGTGCCGGCCTTCCAGACCTGCAGCACCGGCATGCCGTAGATCGGCGAGGTCTTGTCTTCCTCGGCGGCCGGGTTGGTGACGTCGTTGGCGCCGATCACGAAGGCAATGTCGGCCTGCGCGAATTCGGAGTTGATGTCCTCGAGTTCGAACACCTCGTCGTAGGGCACGTTGGCTTCCGCCAGCAGCACGTTCATGTGGCCGGGCATGCGACCGGCGACCGGGTGAATCGCGTACTTCACCTCGACGCCTTCCTTCTTCAGGAGGTCGCCCATTTCGCGCAGCGCGTGCTGGGCCTGCGCCACCGCCATGCCGTAGCCGGGCACGATGATGACCTTCTGCGCGTTCTTCATGATGAACGCCGCATCGTCGGCCGAGCCGAGTTTGACGGGGCGCGCTTCGCCACCCGCACCTGCGCCGGCGGCGGCCGTCTCGCCGCCGAAACCGCCGAGGATGACCGAGATGAAGGACCGGTTCATCGCGTGGCACATGATGTAGGACAGGATCGCGCCGGATGAACCAACCAGGGCGCCGGTGATGATCAGCGCGGAGTTACCCAGCGTGAAGCCAATGCCGGCGGCGGCCCAGCCGGAATAGGAGTTCAGCATCGAGATCACGACCGGCATGTCGGCGCCGCCGATCGGGATGATCATCAGCACGCCGAGCGCCAGCGCGATGATGGTGATCAGCCAGAAGTCGAACGCGCTGCCGGACATTACGAGACCGACGATGAAGAACACCAGCGCCAGCGCCAGCGCGATGTTGATGTAATGACGCCCCGGCAGGATGATTGGCGCGCCGCTCATCCGCGCCGACAGTTTCAGGAATGCAATCACCGAGCCGGTGAAGGTCAATGCGCCGATGGCGACGCCGAGCGACATTTCGACCAGGCTCTGCGCATGGATGTGGCCGGGCGTGCCGATGTCGAAGGCTTCCGGCGCATAGAACGCGCCGGCGGCCACCAGCACCGCGGCCATGCCGACCAGCGAGTGGAACGCGGCGACCAGTTCCGGCATCGAGGTCATCGGCACCCGCCGCGCAATCACGGCGCCGACCGAGCCGCCGATGGCGATGCCGAGGATGACCAGCAGCCAGGCCAGGCCGTCCGCTGGCGGATGGCCGGCGAGCGTGGTCACGATCGCGATCGCCATGCCGGTCATGCCGAAGAAATTGCCCTGACGGGACGTCGCGGGGCTCGACAGCCCGCGCAGCGACAGGATGAACAGCACACCCGCCACGAGATAAAGAACTGCTGCCAGATTGGCGTTCATCTCAGGTCCCCATTTGCCTTCGTCACCACGAGGTGCACGCCGATCATTACTTGGCCTTCTTCTTGTACATCGCCAGCATGCGCTGGGTGACAAGGAAGCCGCCGAAAATATTCACGCAGGCGAAGATCAGCGCGATGAAGCCGAAGCCGCGCGCCCAGCCCGAGCCCGACGAGATCATGCCGACGCCGACCGCGAGCAGCGCGCCGACCACGATCACCGAGGAGATCGCGTTCGTCACCGACATCAGCGGCGTATGCAGCGCGGGCGTCACAGACCAGACCACGAAATAGCCGACGAACACGGCGAGGACGAAAATCGACAGCCGGAATACAAAGGGATCGACGACTTGGGCGATGTGCTCCATGGCTTCTCTCCTTACGCTTTCGGCTGGAAGTTCGGGTGGATGACGGCGCCGTCCTTGGTCAGTGCGGTGGCCTTCACCAGTTCGTCGTCCCACTTCACATCGAGCGCCTTGGTGGTCTTATCCACCATGGTTTCGATGAAGTTGAACAAATTGCGCGCATAGAGGCTCGAGGCGGACTGCGCCACACGACCCGCGACATTGGTGTAGCCGACGATCTTGATGCCACCGACGTCTGCGACCTCACCGGCTTTGGCGCCCTCGACATTGCCGCCGCGCTCGACGGCGAGATCGACCAGCACCGAGCCGGGCTTCATCGACTTCACCATCTCGGCGCTGACGAGTTTTGGCGCCGGCCGCCCCGGGATCAGCGCGGTCGTGATCACGATGTCCTGCTTCTTGACGTGCTCGGCGGTGAGCGCGGCCTGCTTGGCCTGGTACTCTTTCGACATTTCCTTGGCGTAGCCGCCGGCGGTCTGCGCGTTCTTGAATTCCTCGTCCTCGACCGCGAGGAATTTGGCGCCGAGCGATTCAACCTGTTCCTTGGTCGCCGGCCGCACGTCGGTCGCGGTGACGACGGCGCCAAGCCGGCGCGCGGTTGCAATCGCCTGCAGGCCGGCAACGCCGACGCCCATCACGAAGACTTTTGCTGCCGGAATGGTGCCGGCCGCCGTCATCATCATCGGAAAGGCGCGGCCAAAAGCTTCCGCCGCCTCGATCACGGCGCGATAACCGGCAAGGTTGGCCTGGCTCGACAGCACGTCCATCACCTGCGCGCGGGTGATGCGCGGCATCAATTCCATCGCAAACGCGGAGATGCCGGCATCTGCCATCGCCTTCAGCGCGGCATCGTTGCCGTAAGGGTCCATGATGGCGATGACCAGCGCGCCGCGCTTGTACTGTGCAAGCTCCGAAGCCTCCGGCCGCTTCACCTTGATGATGATATCGGCGTCCTTGAGCGCATCGGCGCTGACGGTGGCGCCGACCGCCGTGAATTCCGAATCGGGCAGGCCCGACTTGATGCCCGCGCCCGGCTCGATCGCGATGTCGACGCCCAGCGCCTTGAATTTCTTCACGGTGTCGGGCGAAACGGCGACCCGCGGTTCGGACGGATCGATTTCCTTGGCAACGGCAATCTTCATGGGGCCTCCGGCGGCGCGAGGGGCGCGCGCGCAAGCAAACTAGCGTTATTTCCGCCAGCTAGGAAACCGGTTTCGCAACCGGATACGATGCAAATTTTCGGATCGCCGCCCTCAGGGCGGCGCAGCATGCGACCGATCAGGTCAGGAAGAAGCCCATCAAGGCCACGATGATGACGACGGCCGCGGTGCCGTATTTGACCAGCGTGATGAAGCCTTCATAGGTCTGCTCATGGGCCGGATAGTCGTTGCCGTCGGCGGTGGTGTAGGCAACTTCGTTATGGTCAGCCATCGGTATCCCCAGTCAAAGATCGAAATCTGGCGTGGAAATAGCGCAAAGCGCCTGCAAGGGCAACGCCGGACCGGGCCGGATTCCTCTGCTTTCGGGTCATTCGGCAGGCCAATTGTCACGGATCCAGCGGGTCAGGCCTTCTTCGTTCACCTCGCCGGCTGCCACGGCAAGGATCATGGCGGTGGCGTTTTCAGGCGGCACGAGAAAGTCGATGTCGTTGAGGCCCAGAAATACGATGAGCGAGCCGAAAGCTGCGCGCTTGTTTCCATCGACAAACGGATGATTGCGGGCGATGCCGAAGACATACGCTGCCGCAAGCGCCGCCAGATCGGTTTCTCCATAGGTGAACTTATTGATGGGACGGCCCAGCGCCGATTCCAGCATACCCTGGTCGCGAATACCGTCCGGTCCTCCAAACAGCGCAAGCTGCTCGGCATGGAGATCAATCAAGATCTCCACGTCCAACCAGATCGGCTCGTTCATTTTGCGAGCGCCTTATAGGTATCGGCGTAAGTGCTGAACGAGCGCCGGGCGATTTCCATCGCCTTGGCGTGCTTCGGATCATAGGGCGAGAGCTTTATGCCTCGCTCCGTCTGTTCGACGATATGGAGCTTGTCGCCTTCCTTCAATTTAAGCCGGGACAAGACCTCCTTGGACAAAATGAGCCCGAGCGAATTCCCGATCTTCTTGATTTGAAGGGCATTGTCCTCAAGCTTGTATTCGCGAGGGGCCTCGCTCATCCCGGTGGGCTTTTTGGTCATGGTACCAACTCCGTTATACAAAACGTATAACAGAATTTGGCGCCACGTTCAACAAATGTTTTACGCCCCTAGCCGTCTCAGCCCATCGCCTCCAGCTCGTCGATCATGCCGGCGATCACCGACAACCCGCCGTCCCAGAATTTGGGGTCCTTGGCGTCCAGCCCGAATGGCCTGAGCAGCTCGGAATAGTGCTTGGTGCCGCCGGCCGCGAGCATCGCCAGATAACGCTCGGCAAAGCCCTCGGCGGCATTCTCGTAGACCGCATACAGCGAATTCACCAGGCAGTCGCCGAACGCATAGGCGTAGACGTAGAACGGCGAATGGATGAAGTGCGGGATATACATCCAGAAGTTCTCGTATCCCGGCCGGATGTCGATTGCGGGTCCAAGGCTCTCGCCTTGCACGCTGAGCCAGATCTCGCCGATGCGCTGCGCGGTCAATTCGCCGTTCTTGCGTTCGGTGTGGATGGCACGCTCGAACGAATAGAACGCGACCTGCCGCACCACGGTGTTGATCATGTCCTCGACCTTGCCGGCAAGCAGCGCCTGGCGCTGCTTGGCATTCTTGGTCTCCGACAACAGCCGCCGGAAGGTCAGCATCTCGCCGAACACGCTGGCGGTTTCCGCCAGCGTCAGCGGCGTCGGCGCCATCAGCGCGCCGTTCTTCGCCGCCAGCACCTGATGCACGCCATGCCCGAGTTCATGCGCCAGCGTCATCACGTCGCGCGGCTTGCCCTGGTAGTTCATCAGCACGTAGGGGTGCGCCGACGGCGTGGTCGGGTGCGAGAACGCACCGGGCGCCTTGCCGGGCCGCACCGGCGCGTCGATCCAGCGGTCGGTGAAAAACCGCTCGGCGATATCGGCCATCTCGCCGGAGAAGCCGCGATACGCCGTCAGCACCATCTTCTGCGCCTCCGGCCAGGCAATGGTGCCGGTCGCCGCGAACGGCAGCGGCGCGTTGCGATCCCAATGCGCGAGCTTCTTCTTTTTGAACCAGCCGGCTTTCAGGTTGTAATACCGGTGCGACAGCCGCGGATAGGCCGCGCGAACCGAGCTGACCAGGGCATCGACGACCTCACACTCGACGCGGTTGTTGAGATGGCGGGAATCCGCCACGTCCTGAAAACCGCGCCAGCGATCGGAAATCTCCTTGTCCTTGGCGAGCGTGTTGGTGATGAGCGCAAAGGTCCGCTCATTGTCCTTGAAAGTCTTCGCCAGCGCCTGCGCCGCCGTCTTGCGCTTTTCCGGCGCGCGGTCCTGCAACAGGTTCAGCGTCGGCTCGATCGCCAGCTCCTTAGCCCCGACCTTGAAGCGCAGTCCCGAAATGGTCTGGTCGAACAGCCGGTTCCAGGCGGCGTAACCGCTCTGCGATTTTTCGTGAAACAACTGCTCGACGCGATCTTCGAGCTGGTACGGCTTGTCCTTGCGCAGGTCCTCGAGCCACGGCCGGTAATGTCCGAGTTCGGGGGTCTGCATCGCGCGCTCGATCACGGCATCGTCAACACGGTTGAGTTCGAGCGCGAAGAACAGCAGGTGCAATGAGGCTGCCGTCAGCCGCTCGGAAACGTCGCCGTAAAATTTGGAGATCGCCGGATCGACGCTGTCGCCGGCATGGACGAGTCCCGCATAGGAGCCGAGCCGGCCGGCAAGATCGTCGATCGCCTCATAGCGCCGGACCACCCCGGCAAGCCAGCGGCCGCCGTCTTCGCCTGCGGCATTTTCCGCCAGCTTTCCCTTGTAGTCGGTCTCAAACGCGACGCAATCTGCATCCATCTTTTCCAGGTCGCGCGCGATCTCGGGCGCGTCAATGCCGGAATAAAGGTCGGCCAGATTCCACTCCGGCAGTTTTGCCGTTTTGGATTTCGGCGCCGAAGTTTTGGCGATTTTCCTGTCGGCTTTTTTGGCGATCGGTTTTCGTTGAGCGGAGCGCGAGGTCATCTTGTTCGAAACCTGTGTTCAGTCATTAAGGTTATGTCGGCGGAAACAGACCGGGACGGCAACATTTAAGAGTGCGTTAATCGGCATCGGCGAGAGTGCCCCGATTCGAGACAGATAGTCGTAACGAGTGGGGAAAACCATGGCTGCCACCATTTTGATTGCCGATGACGACGCAGTACAGCGCCGGTTGGTTGAAAACATGGTGCAGAAGTGCGGTTATGAGCCTCTCGTCGTCGAGAGCGGTGATGCCGCACTGGCCCTGCTGACCGCCTCCGACGCCCCCGCGATCGACGCCGTCGTACTCGACCTTGTGATGCCCGGCCTCGATGGCCTCGGCGTACTCGCCAAAATGCGCGACGCCGGCCTGAACATCCCCGTCATCGTGCAGACTGCCCATGGCGGCATCGACAACGTGGTTTCGGCGATGCGCGCCGGCGCCCAGGACTTCGTGGTCAAACCGGTTGGCTTCGAACGGCTGCAGGTGTCGCTGCGCAACGCGCTCAACACCAGCGCGCTCAAGGGCGAATTGCAACGCATCCGACACAGCCGCGAAGGCCGGCTGACGTTTGCCGATATCATCACCCGCTCTGAGACCATGGCCGCCGTGCTGCGCACCGCGCAGAAGGCGGCAGCCTCCAGCATTCCGGTGCTGATCGAGGGTGAATCCGGCGTCGGCAAGGAATTGTTCGCCCGCGCCATCCATGGCTCCAGCGAGCGCAAGGCAAAGCCCTTTGTCGCCGTCAACTGCGGCGCCATCCCCGACAACCTCGTGGAGTCGATCCTGTTCGGCCATGAGAAGGGCGCCTTCACCGGCGCCACCGAACGCCACATGGGCAAGTTCGTCGAAGCCACCGGCGGCACGCTGTTTCTCGACGAAGTCGGCGAATTGCCGCTGGCCGCCCAGGTGAAGCTGCTTCGCGCGCTGCAGGAAGGCACCGTGGAAGCGGTCGGCGGCCGCAAGCCGGTGAAGGTCGACGTCCGCATCATTTCGGCGACCAACCGCAAGCTGCTCGATCTGGTGAAGAACGGCGCGTTCCGCGAAGACCTGTTCTATCGCCTGCATGTGTTGCCGCTGACGATCCCGGCCTTGCGCACACGGCGCGAGGACGTCCCGCATCTGCTGCGGCATTTTCTCGCCCGGTTTGCCGCCGAGGAAAACCGCACCATCACCGGCATCAGCGGCGAGGCCGTGGCGCATCTGGCGCAGCTCGACTGGCCCGGCAACATCCGCCAGCTCGAGAACGCGGTCTACCGCGCCGTGGTCATGAGCGAGAGCGATCAGCTTGGCCTCGCCGACTTCCCGCAGGCCGCGGCCCATGCCGGCCTGGACGCGCCGCTCGCGCATAACGAGCCGCTGGTCATCGCACCGTCGACGGCGCCCGCGATGGTCTCGGGTAATGAAATACCGATTGCGCCCTTGGCCAGCGCCGGTAGCCTTGCGTTGCTGACCGCCACCGGCGAGGTGCGGCCGCTCGAGGAGATGGAAAACGAGATCATCCGCTTCGCCATTTCGCATTATCGCGGGCAAATGTCGGAGGTCGCGCGCCGGTTGAAAATCGGCCGCTCGACACTCTACCGCAAGCTCGACGAGGCTGCCGCCAAAGACCCGGCCGAAGGCGGCGCGCAAGACGCAAATTGAACGAAGCGCAATTTGAACGGAGCGCAATTGTGGCGCTCAAGTGGCAAAGATCACCGACGAATCAAACGCATGGGTGATTCGGGAACCTTTGAACCGTGGCTTGCCGGTGACAGACAAACGACGGGCGGCGTGGCAAAACCTCGCCACCCAAATACGACTGGGGTGTTCTAGGTCAGTTTGTCGTGAGTTGCCCCGTATGGCGCTGGCTGCATCATGGGGGCGCATGTATCGTCTGCGTTGACTCGTTGCGTGCAGGCGTACCGACAAAACCGGACGCTCGCGCGCAAGCTGTGACCAACGATAGAAAACGACTGTTCCATGCCGGGGCAGTTTCGCCCAAGGGGGTGTGACGATGCGTGACTGTTCGACCAACCGTGCTGGATTTGACCGCGTCTTGATGGCCGTCGCGGCAACCTTCCTCGCGGTTTCCGCGACCTCGGCTCTGGCAGCCCAGTCGGACACGCCGCGCGCCAGTGCCGCCGAGCTCGCAATCGATGCGGCAGTCCCTCGTCCCGAACCCGCGAACGTCCCGCCGCCCTCGGCCGGCGATTTCAAGACCGATACCACCGCGTCGGTACCCGATGCAGTAAAGGCGACCGAGCCGAGCACCGCCGCAAAGGCAGTCGAGCCCAAGATTGAAGCCAAGCCGGCTGAAGTCGTTACGACGCCGGCCGCCACGACCAACGACACCGCGACGCCGCCGGCTGCGACCGCCACGGCACCCGCCGCCGAGCCGGTGAAGGCTGCGAGCAATGTGGCCCCGGCCGATCAGCCGGTCGCCGACAAACTGCGCGACATGTTCGGCGGCAAGTCGATGCGCTATTTCGACCGCAAGGCAGAACGCGCGGCCGTCGAGAAGTTCTACTCGACCCGCGAATACGCGCCACTGTGGACCCAGGCGGGTCAATTGACCGCCAGCGCCAAGGGCGTGATTGCCCGGCTGAAGGACGCTGCCGCCGAAGGCTTGAACGCAGCCGACTATCCGCTGCCGGATTTCGCGGCTGCCACCTCGCCGGACCAGCTCGCCGACGCCGATCTGAAGCTGACCGACAGCATGCTGGACTATGCGCGCCAGGCGCAGAGCGGCCGCATGCACTGGTCGCAGGTTTCGGCCGACATTCAATATCCCGAGCATCCGACCGATACCGCCGAAGTGCTGGCCAACATCTCGACCGCCAAGGACGCTTCCGCAGCACTCGACAGCTACAACCCGCCGCACAAGCTCTACAAGGAACTGAAGGCGAAGCTCGCCGAATTGCGCGGCCTGGGCGATGGGCCGGTGGTGCAGATCGCCGACGGTCCGGCGCTGGCGTTCAAGGCCGGCACCAAGAAGCAGCCGGGTGTCGCGGTGGAAGATCCGCGCGTGCCGCAACTGCGCGCCAAGCTCGGCATCACCGAGAACGCCGACGACACCCATTACGACGCCAAGGTCGCCGAGGCGGTGCGCAAATTCCAGGAGAGCGCCGAGCTGAAGCCCACCGGCGTGCTCGACGAGCGCACCGTCAAGGCGATCAACAGCCCGAAGCGTGACAGGCAGATCGACACCGTCATCGTCAACATGGAGCGCTGGCGCTGGCTGCCGCGCCAGCTTGGCGCGTCGAATATGGGCAACGCGTACGTCATCCTGAACATTCCGGACTACACGCTGAAGGTGATGCAGAACGGCGCCCAGGTCTGGACCACCCGCGTGGTGACCGGAAAGCCGGGCCAGCACGCCACGCCGCTGCTGACGGAAACGATGAAGTACATCACCGTCAACCCGACCTGGAACGTACCGCCCTCGATCGTCTACGGCGAATACCTGCCGGCCTTGCAGCAGGACCCGACCGTACTGCAGCGCATGGGCCTCAAGCTCGAGCGTAACAGCGACGGCAGCATCCACATTTCGCAGCCGCCCGGCGAGGCCAACGCGCTCGGCCGTATCCGCTTCAACTTCCCGAACAAGTTCCTGGTCTATCAGCACGACACCCCGGACAAGAACCTGTTCGCCAAGGAAGACCGCGCCTTCAGCCACGGCTGCATGCGGGTGCAGTATCCGGATCAGTACGCCGCGACGCTGCTGGGCATCGCCATGCCGGAGAAGAACTACACGCCGGAAAAAATCCGCAGCATGTACGGCTCGGGCGAGATTGATCTCAAGTTCCCGACGCCGATCCCGGTCAACATCACCTACCAGACCGCGTTCGTGGACGACGCCGGCAAGCTGCAGATCCGCAAGGACGTCTATGGCCGCGACGCCACCATGCTGTCGCTGCTCAAGGGCGGCCGCAGCAAGGATCTGGAAAACATGGTCGCACATTCGCAGCCCGGCTACGCGCGCCCGGCGGGCTCCACCCTGCCGCCCGGCGTCAGCTTCGCCAGCGACACCTCTTCTTCCGGTCCGTCGTTCTTCGAACGGCTGTTCGGGGGTGGCCAGCGGACGCCGCCCGCACCGATCGGCCGCAAGCCGCAGCGGGTTATCACCCGTTAATCCTCAGCTCCGGCAGGGGCTTGGAATTCCGAACGAAATCAACGGCCTCGCCTCTCGGGCGAGGCCGTTTACGTTAACCATTATCCATCTCGAATTCAGCACAGGGCACTTTTTCGCCATAGTCCACGGGTTAGGTTATC is a window encoding:
- a CDS encoding proton-translocating transhydrogenase family protein, whose protein sequence is MEHIAQVVDPFVFRLSIFVLAVFVGYFVVWSVTPALHTPLMSVTNAISSVIVVGALLAVGVGMISSGSGWARGFGFIALIFACVNIFGGFLVTQRMLAMYKKKAK
- a CDS encoding type II toxin-antitoxin system death-on-curing family toxin, whose amino-acid sequence is MNEPIWLDVEILIDLHAEQLALFGGPDGIRDQGMLESALGRPINKFTYGETDLAALAAAYVFGIARNHPFVDGNKRAAFGSLIVFLGLNDIDFLVPPENATAMILAVAAGEVNEEGLTRWIRDNWPAE
- a CDS encoding cupin domain-containing protein: MLSAKSDVQVDTTEVRVTEWRLAPGSATGHHTHGMDYVIVPVTSGEMTIVAPDGTRSKAQLGVGKSYFRKAGVEHDVLNETATEIVFLEIELKP
- a CDS encoding aa3-type cytochrome c oxidase subunit IV, which gives rise to MADHNEVAYTTADGNDYPAHEQTYEGFITLVKYGTAAVVIIVALMGFFLT
- a CDS encoding alpha/beta hydrolase, which encodes MTVLKWLLIVVSIGYAGGLVALFFAQRSFLFPIPTVARTSPLQAGFGEAEEHVLDTADGEKVIVWHVPAKPGHPVILYFHGNGDFLAGFFGRFHHLIADGTGIVALSYRGYAGSSGHPSERGLKNDAAAAYAFTVARYDAARIVAWGFSLGTGVAVALAADRPVGRLILEAPYTSTAEVAASLFWFMPVRFVMRDQFRSDERIGQVTVPLLIMHGERDRAIPIYFGERLFALAHEPKQFVRFPEGGHENLQNFGAIETARHFINAVRG
- a CDS encoding NAD(P)(+) transhydrogenase (Re/Si-specific) subunit beta, with the protein product MNANLAAVLYLVAGVLFILSLRGLSSPATSRQGNFFGMTGMAIAIVTTLAGHPPADGLAWLLVILGIAIGGSVGAVIARRVPMTSMPELVAAFHSLVGMAAVLVAAGAFYAPEAFDIGTPGHIHAQSLVEMSLGVAIGALTFTGSVIAFLKLSARMSGAPIILPGRHYINIALALALVFFIVGLVMSGSAFDFWLITIIALALGVLMIIPIGGADMPVVISMLNSYSGWAAAGIGFTLGNSALIITGALVGSSGAILSYIMCHAMNRSFISVILGGFGGETAAAGAGAGGEARPVKLGSADDAAFIMKNAQKVIIVPGYGMAVAQAQHALREMGDLLKKEGVEVKYAIHPVAGRMPGHMNVLLAEANVPYDEVFELEDINSEFAQADIAFVIGANDVTNPAAEEDKTSPIYGMPVLQVWKAGTVMFIKRSLASGYAGIDNPLFYRDNTMMLLGDAKKVTENIVKAM
- a CDS encoding AbrB family transcriptional regulator, which produces MTKKPTGMSEAPREYKLEDNALQIKKIGNSLGLILSKEVLSRLKLKEGDKLHIVEQTERGIKLSPYDPKHAKAMEIARRSFSTYADTYKALAK
- a CDS encoding calcium:proton antiporter, translated to MSAHGPMPKSAWIFPALAVGLFAVGTGLGLTFTPTAGGLLYAAVLLAILFGTVFAAVHHAEVIAERIGEPYGTLLLTLAVTIIEVALIATIMLGDKPVPALARDTVFAVVMIVCNGLVGLCIFIGGLRFREQDFQVSGSNLYLSVLFVMATITLIMPNYTLTAPGPIYSAAQLGFVSVVTLLLYGVFLYTQTIRHRDYFINEAADASTEGSQLSNRMLGVSIALLLVSLLAVVLLAKKFSLVVDIAIASIGAPPAFAGVVVALLILLPEGVAAVTAARRNDLQKSINLALGSSLATIGLTVPAVAVAAYTLDMQLVLGLNAQEMVLLVLTFIISMLTFGTGRTNILFGLVHMVVFAVFLFMVFVP
- a CDS encoding Re/Si-specific NAD(P)(+) transhydrogenase subunit alpha, yielding MKIAVAKEIDPSEPRVAVSPDTVKKFKALGVDIAIEPGAGIKSGLPDSEFTAVGATVSADALKDADIIIKVKRPEASELAQYKRGALVIAIMDPYGNDAALKAMADAGISAFAMELMPRITRAQVMDVLSSQANLAGYRAVIEAAEAFGRAFPMMMTAAGTIPAAKVFVMGVGVAGLQAIATARRLGAVVTATDVRPATKEQVESLGAKFLAVEDEEFKNAQTAGGYAKEMSKEYQAKQAALTAEHVKKQDIVITTALIPGRPAPKLVSAEMVKSMKPGSVLVDLAVERGGNVEGAKAGEVADVGGIKIVGYTNVAGRVAQSASSLYARNLFNFIETMVDKTTKALDVKWDDELVKATALTKDGAVIHPNFQPKA